The Candidatus Roizmanbacteria bacterium CG_4_9_14_0_2_um_filter_38_17 genome has a window encoding:
- a CDS encoding NrdH-redoxin has translation MKIKLYGATWCQDCRRSKQYLDDKGIDYEYINLENSPDAVNEVLNINNGMQSIPTILFPNGIVLVEPSNEELQKAIDANKDFIIFRKTKN, from the coding sequence ATGAAAATAAAACTGTATGGAGCAACATGGTGTCAAGATTGCCGAAGATCAAAACAATATCTCGATGATAAAGGAATAGATTATGAATATATTAATTTGGAGAATAGCCCGGACGCAGTGAATGAAGTGCTTAACATCAACAATGGGATGCAATCCATACCTACTATACTTTTCCCAAACGGCATAGTCCTCGTAGAACCATCAAATGAAGAGTTGCAGAAAGCCATAGATGCCAATAAAGATTTTATTATCTTTCGTAAAACAAAAAATTAA